One region of Bubalus kerabau isolate K-KA32 ecotype Philippines breed swamp buffalo chromosome 6, PCC_UOA_SB_1v2, whole genome shotgun sequence genomic DNA includes:
- the PKLR gene encoding pyruvate kinase PKLR: MTQELGISFFQRQQLPAAMADTFLEHLCLLDIDSEPVIARSTSIIATIVCRGGVRGQRSGDRTSAAWGGPEGDDGFGCHSGLVRKLSESGGSLVPGPASRSVERLKEMIKAGMNIARLNFSHGSHEYHAKSIANIREAVESFANSPLSYRPVAIALDTKGPEIRTGILQGDPASEVEIVKGSQVLVTVDPEFQTRGDANTVWVDYPNIVRVMPVGGRIYIDDGLISLVVKKIGPEGLETEVENGGVLGSRKGVNLPGTQVDLPGLSEQDVQDLRFGVEHGVDIVFVSFVRKASDVAAVRDALGPEGQGIKIVSKIENHEGVKKFDEILEVSDGIMVARGDLGIEIPAEKVFLAQKMMIGRCNLAGKPVVCATQMLESMITKPRPTRAETSDVANAVLDGADCIMLSGETAKGNFPVEAVKMQHAVGAQNARQMCWKTTPLQIPVPLPSLTSWCPQIAREAEAAVYHRQFFEELRRAAPLSRDPTEVTAIGAVEAAFKCCAGAIIVLTTTGRSAQLLSRYRPRATIIAVTRSAQAARQAHLCRGVFPVLYREPPEDIWADDVDRRVQFGIDNGKLCGFLHSGDLVIVVTGWQPGSGHTNIMRVLSVT, from the exons ATGACTCAGGAGCTGGGCATTTCCTTCTTCCAGCGGCAGCAGCTGCCAGCCGCTATGGCAGACACCTTCCTGGAACATCTGTGCCTGCTGGACATCGACTCTGAGCCTGTGATCGCTCGCAGTACCAGCATCATCGCCACCATCG TGTGCCGGGGTGGGGTCAGGGGACAAAGGTCGGGTGACAGGACTTCTGCGGCCTGGGGCGGCCCCGAGGGTGATGATGGGTTCGGTTGTCACTCAGGTTTGGTGAGAAAGTTGTCTGAATCGGGCGGGTCTCTGGTTCCAGGGCCGGCATCTCGCTCCGTGGAACGTCTCAAGGAGATGATCAAGGCCGGGATGAACATCGCGAGACTCAACTTCTCCCACGGCTCCCACGAG TACCACGCTAAGTCCATCGCTAACATCCGGGAGGCGGTGGAGAGCTTTGCAAATTCTCCGCTCAGCTACCGACCCGTGGCCATCGCCCTGGACACCAAGGGACCAGAGATACGCACTGGGATCCTGCAAGGG GACCCGGCGTCAGAagtggagatagtgaagggctcCCAGGTGCTGGTGACCGTGGACCCAGAGTTCCAGACGCGCGGGGACGCGAACACCGTGTGGGTGGACTACCCCAATATCGTCCGAGTCATGCCGGTGGGGGGCCGCATCTACATTGACGACGGGCTCATCTCCCTAGTGGTCAAGAAAATCG GTCCAGAAGGGCTAGAGACCGAAGTGGAGAACGGCGGTGTCCTGGGCAGTCGGAAGGGCGTGAACTTGCCAGGCACCCAGGTGGACCTGCCCGGGCTGTCCGAGCAAGATGTCCAGGACCTGCGCTTCGGGGTGGAGCATGGCGTGGACATCGTCTTTGTCTCTTTCGTGCGGAAAGCCAGCGACGTGGCTGCCGTCCGGGATGCTCTGGGGCCGGAAGGACAGGGCATCAAGATCGTTAGCAAAATCGAGAACCACGAGGGCGTAAAGAA GTTCGATGAAATCCTGGAGGTGAGCGACGGCATTATGGTGGCACGGGGTGACCTGGGCATTGAGATCCCGGCTGAGAAGGTTTTCCTGGCTCAGAAGATGATGATCGGCCGTTGCAACTTGGCGGGAAAGCCCGTTGTCTGTGCTACACAG ATGCTGGAGAGCATGATCACTAAGCCCCGGCCAACTCGGGCAGAGACGAGTGACGTGGCCAATGCTGTTCTGGATGGGGCAGACTGCATCATGCTGTCAGGGGAGACTGCCAAAGGCAACTTTCCTGTGGAGGCTGTCAAGATGCAACATGCGGTAGGAGCTCAGAATGCAAGGCAAATGTGCTGGAAAACCACCCCCCTTCAGATCCCAGTACCCTTGCCCAGCCTGACCTCCTGGTGCCCACAGATTGCCCGGGAGGCAGAGGCTGCTGTGTACCACCGGCAGTTCTTCGAGGAGCTACGCCGGGCAGCGCCACTGAGCCGGGACCCCACGGAGGTCACCGCTATTGGTGCTGTGGAGGCTGCCTTCAAGTGCTGTGCTGGCGCCATCATTGTGCTGACCACAACTGGCCG CTCAGCCCAGCTTCTGTCCCGGTACCGACCTCGGGCAACAATCATTGCCGTCACCCGCTCTGCTCAGGCTGCCCGCCAGGCCCACCTGTGCCGAGGAGTCTTCCCTGTGCTCTACCGTGAACCTCCAGAGGACATCTGGGCCGACGATGTGGACCGTCGGGTCCAATTTGGTATCGACAATG gAAAGCTCTGTGGCTTCCTCCATTCTGGGGACCTGGTGATTGTGGTAACAGGCTGGCAACCAGGCTCCGGCCATACAAACATCATGCGGGTGCTGAGCGTAACCTGA
- the HCN3 gene encoding potassium/sodium hyperpolarization-activated cyclic nucleotide-gated channel 3 has translation MEAEQRPTTGANDGATAGLEAAPPAAPASTTTASGPVPGSRPGPEPKRRQLGTLLQPTVNKFSLRVFGSHKAVEIEQERVKSAGAWIIHPYSDFRFYWDLIMLLLMVGNLIVLPVGITFFKEENSPPWIVFNVLSDTFFLMDLVLNFRTGIVVEEGAEILLAPRAIRTRYLRTWFLVDLISSIPVDYIFLVVELEPRLDAEVYKTARALRIVRFTKILSLLRLLRLSRLIRYIHQWEEIFHMTYDLASAVVRIFNLIGMMLLLCHWDGCLQFLVPMLQDFPPDCWVSISHMVNHSWGRQYSHALFKAMSHMLCIGYGQQAPVGMPDVWLTMLSMIVGATCYAMFIGHATALIQSLDSSRRQYQEKYKQVEQYMSFHKLPADTRQRIHEYYEHRYQGKMFDEESILGELSEPLREEIINFTCRGLVAHMPLFAHADPSFVTAVLTKLRFEVFQPGDLVVREGSVGRKMYFIQHGLLSVLARGARDTRLTDGSYFGEICLLTRGRRTASVRADTYCRLYSLSVDHFNAVLEEFPMMRRAFETVAMDRLRRIGKKNSILQRKRSEPSPGSSGGVMEQHLVQHDRDMARGVQGLAPSTGARLSGKPVLWEPLVHAPLQAAAVTSSVAIALTHQRGPLPLSPDSPVTLLARSARRSAGAGSPASPLVPVRAGPLARGPWASTSRLPAPPARTLHASLSRAGRSQVSLLGPPPGGGGRRLGPRGRPLSASQPSLPQRAAGDGSPGRKGSGSERLPPSGLLTKPPGTAQPPRLPVPEPATPRGPQLSANM, from the exons ATGGAGGCGGAGCAGAGGCCAACGACTGGGGCCAACGACGGGGCGACCGCTGGGCTGGAGGCTGCGCCTCCTGCTGCCCCGGCGTCTACAACCACAGCCTCGGGTCCGGTCCCTGGGTCCAGGCCCGGGCCCGAGCCCAAGAGGAGGCAGCTCGGAACCCTGCTCCAGCCCACGGTCAACAAGTTCTCTCTTCGCGTGTTCGGCAGCCACAAAGCAGTGGAAATCGAGCAGGAGCGGGTCAAGTCAGCGGGGGCCTGGATCATCCACCCGTACAGCGACTTCCG CTTTTACTGGGACCTGATCATGCTCCTGCTGATGGTGGGGAACCTCATTGTGCTACCCGTGGGCATCACCTTCTTCAAGGAAGAGAACTCTCCACCTTGGATTGTCTTCAACGTCCTCTCTGACACTTTCTTCCTGATGGATCTGGTGCTCAACTTCCGCACAGGCATCGTGGTAGAGGAGGGTGCTGAGATCCTGCTGGCACCCCGGGCCATCCGCACACGCTACCTGCGCACCTGGTTCCTGGTTGACCTCATCTCCTCTATTCCTGTGGATTACATCTTTCTGGTGGTGGAGCTGGAGCCACGACTGGATGCTGAGGTCTACAAAACAGCGCGGGCCCTGCGCATCGTGCGTTTCACCAAGATCCTCAGCCTGCTGCGGCTGCTCCGCCTCTCCCGCCTCATCCGCTACATACACcagtgggaggag ATCTTTCACATGACCTATGACCTGGCCAGTGCTGTGGTTCGCATCTTCAACCTCATCGGAATGATGCTGCTGTTGTGTCACTGGGATGGCTGTCTGCAGTTCCTGGTCCCCATGCTGCAAGACTTCCCTCCTGACTGCTGGGTCTCCATCAGCCACATGGTG AACCACTCATGGGGCCGCCAGTATTCCCACGCCCTGTTCAAGGCCATGAGCCACATGCTCTGCATTGGCTATGGGCAGCAGGCACCTGTAGGCATGCCCGACGTCTGGCTCACCATGCTCAGCATGATCGTGGGTGCCACGTGCTACGCCATGTTCATCGGTCATGCCACCGCCCTCATCCAGTCCCTGGACTCCTCCCGGCGTCAGTACCAGGAGAAG TACAAGCAGGTGGAGCAGTACATGTCCTTCCACAAGTTGCCGGCTGATACACGGCAGCGCATCCACGAGTACTATGAGCACCGCTACCAGGGCAAGATGTTCGATGAGGAAAGCATCCTAGGCGAGCTGAGCGAACCACTTCGGGAG gaGATCATTAACTTCACCTGCCGGGGCCTGGTGGCCCACATGCCGCTGTTTGCCCATGCTGACCCCAGCTTCGTCACAGCCGTGCTCACCAAGCTACGCTTTGAGGTCTTCCAGCCGGGGGACCTCGTGGTGCGTGAGGGCTCCGTGGGCAGGAAGATGTACTTCATCCAGCATGGGCTGCTCAGTGTGCTGGCACGTGGCGCCCGGGACACCCGCCTCACTGACGGATCCTACTTTGGGG AGATCTGCCTGCTGACTCGGGGCCGACGCACAGCCAGCGTGCGTGCGGACACCTACTGCCGCCTGTACTCACTCAGTGTGGACCATTTCAACGCCGTGCTCGAGGAGTTCCCTATGATGCGCCGGGCCTTTGAGACAGTGGCCATGGATCGGCTGCGCCGTATCG GCAAGAAGAATTCCATACTGCAGCGGAAGCGCTCTGAGCCAAGTCCGGGCAGCAGCGGGGGCGTCATGGAGCAGCACTTGGTTCAACACGACAGGGATATGGCCCGGGGTGTTCAGGGCCTGGCGCCCAGCACAGGTGCTCGGCTCAGTGGAAAGCCGGTGCTGTGGGAGCCACTGGTGCACGCACCCCTGCAAGCAGCCGCCGTGACCTCCAGTGTGGCCATTGCCTTGACGCACCAGCGGGGCCCTCTTCCCCTCTCGCCCGACTCTCCAGTCACCCTCCTTGCTCGCTCTGCTCGAAGATCAGCAGGAGCAGGCTCCCCAGCGTCCCCCCTGGTGCCTGTCCGAGCTGGCCCTCTAGCCCGGGGGCCTTGGGCATCCACTTCCCGCCTGCCAGCCCCGCCCGCCCGAACCCTCCATGCCAGCCTATCCCGGGCTGGGCGCTCACAGGTGTCACTGCTGGGGCCTCCCCCAGGAGGGGGTGGACGGCGACTAGGACCTCGGGGCCGCCCGCTCTCAGCCTCCCAACCTTCTCTGCCTCAGAGGGCAGCAGGTGATGGCTCTCCTGGGCGTAAGGGCTCAGGAAGTGAACGCCTGCCCCCTTCAGGGCTCCTGACCAAGCCTCCAGGGACAGCCCAGCCCCCCAGGCTGCCAGTGCCTGAGCCAGCTACTCCCCGGGGCCCCCAGCTGTCTGCCAACATGTGA